The sequence below is a genomic window from Mycobacterium spongiae.
CGACCACAGCGCCAGGTCGATGTCGATCGCGGTGTCCACCGAGGACCGGATCAGACTGTACCGCGCCGCATCAACACCGATCGCCTCTACCAGGTCATCCAGCGTGAGCACCGTACCCGCCCGCTTGCTCATCCGAACCGGCTGGCCGTCGCGGACCAGGTTGACCATCTGCCCGATGAGAACCTCGACGGCCGCCGGATCGTCACCGAACGCCGCGGCAGCGGCCTTGAGCCGGGCAATGTATCCGTGATGGTCGGCGCCCAACATGTAGATGCAGAGGTCGAAACCGCGTTGACGCTTGTCCAGGTAGTAGGCGAGATCACCCGCGATATAGGCAGGCTTACCGTCACTCTTGATCACGACGCGGTCTTTATCGTCACCAAACGCGCTGGTGCGCAACCACGTTGCGCCGTCCTTCTCGTAGATGTTGCCAGTCTCTCGCAGCCGAGCGATGGCTTCATCGACCCGGCCACTCGTGTGCATCGAGTCCTCATGCGTGTACACGTCGAAGTCGGTGCCGAATTCGTGCAGGGACTCTTTGATGTGAGTGAACATCAGGTCGACGCCGATTTCGCGGAAGGTCTCGCGTAACCCCGTCTCGGGCAGGGTCAACGCGTCGGGAGCCTTGTGCAGAACCTGCGCGGCGATGTCGGCGATGTAACTGCCCGCGTAGCCGTCGGCCGGGGCGGGTCGACCCTCGGCCGCAGCGATCAGCGAGGTGACAAAGCGGTCGATCTGGGCGCCATGGTCGTTGAAGTAGTACTCGCGCACCACGTCGGCACCCTGCGTCGACAGCAGGCGGCCCAGTGCGTCGCCGACCGCGGCCCAGCGGGTACCACCGATGTGAATCGGCCCGGTGGGGTTGGCCGAGACGAATTCCAGGTTGACGTTGCAGCCGGCCAGTGCGTCGGAGCTACCGAAGTCCGCGCCCGCGTCAATGACCGCATTGACAATCTTGGCCTGCGCCGACGCCTGTAGCCGCAGGTTGATAAAACCCGGGCCGGCCACCTCTGCGGTGGCAATGCCGTCGGCCTCCGCGAGCGCATCGGCGAGCCATCCAGCCAGCTCACGCGGGTTCGTGCCGACCTTCTTGCCGAGCTGCAGCGCCAGATTGCTGGCATAATCGCCGTGCTCGGGGAGCCGCGGCCGCTCCACCGCCACGGTCTGCGGCAACGCAGACACGTCGAGGCCACGCTCGGCAAGCACCGCATTGGCGGTGGTTTTGAGCAGCTCAGCCAGGTCGGCGGGGGTCACGAACGTCCATCCTATGGGCTGGGGTGCCTACGCCCCGAATCCATTCCAGTGACCATGGATCTGCTGGCATGCGTTACTCTGGCTGGGCTTGTTTATGCCCTACGGCGCAGCAGGTTGTCGGTGCGCCCCCGTAGCTCAGGGGATAGAGCGTCTGCCTCCGGAGCAGAAGGCCGCAGGTTCGAATCCTGCCGGGGGCACAGCTTTGTTGCTGGCTCTGGAGGCGCTATCTGACCAGCGCTGATTCTGAATCCGCACAAGCTTCGCACGACGAGGCCGATTGGGCGCGTCCTTAGGGCTCGGGAATTCACCATGGAGCCCGCACCAGGCGGCACCGCTACTCCTAGACCTCAGAACGACATTGCGCTGCCCTCAGACATCACAGCCATCAGCGACTGGGCCGATGTCGAC
It includes:
- the argS gene encoding arginine--tRNA ligase; protein product: MTPADLAELLKTTANAVLAERGLDVSALPQTVAVERPRLPEHGDYASNLALQLGKKVGTNPRELAGWLADALAEADGIATAEVAGPGFINLRLQASAQAKIVNAVIDAGADFGSSDALAGCNVNLEFVSANPTGPIHIGGTRWAAVGDALGRLLSTQGADVVREYYFNDHGAQIDRFVTSLIAAAEGRPAPADGYAGSYIADIAAQVLHKAPDALTLPETGLRETFREIGVDLMFTHIKESLHEFGTDFDVYTHEDSMHTSGRVDEAIARLRETGNIYEKDGATWLRTSAFGDDKDRVVIKSDGKPAYIAGDLAYYLDKRQRGFDLCIYMLGADHHGYIARLKAAAAAFGDDPAAVEVLIGQMVNLVRDGQPVRMSKRAGTVLTLDDLVEAIGVDAARYSLIRSSVDTAIDIDLALWSSASNENPVYYVQYAHARLSALARNAAELGLIPETTQLELLSHDKEGALLRTIGEFPRVLKTAASLREPHRVCRYLEDLAGDYHRFYDSCRVLPQGDEQPTALHTARLALCEATRQVLANGLAILAVSAPERM